One region of Armatimonadota bacterium genomic DNA includes:
- a CDS encoding DUF262 domain-containing protein, which translates to MTDHFKQDDGIERILSEQEDRDSTPVTYDIATYPADYTLQGIVDLYRNNSILIPPYQRKFVWSIKQSSRLIESFLLGLPVPAIFLYMEPESNNRLLVVDGQQRLLSIVYFFEGYFGPPVARRRSIFRLTGLNPSSPYSEKTYSDLSQTDEATYNRFNASVLRAFVIRQLRPRDNTSMFHLFERLNTGGTQLVGQEIRNCIYHGPFNDMLVKLNELAEWRLIFGKTLPDKRQRDIELILRFLALHHDAHRYDRPMKDFLSNYMRTHQSDQDASRAYTKLFANTTTAVLDSLGERPFHIRAGLNAAVFDSVYAAFARHATAIPPDIKGRYHRLVSDKEYQAAVSSATTDREVVTKRLALADKTLFGR; encoded by the coding sequence ATGACCGACCACTTCAAACAGGACGACGGAATCGAGCGGATACTCAGCGAACAGGAAGACCGCGACAGCACCCCGGTTACCTATGACATTGCAACCTACCCCGCCGACTACACCCTCCAGGGCATCGTCGACTTGTACCGAAATAACAGCATCTTGATCCCCCCCTACCAGCGCAAGTTCGTCTGGTCCATCAAACAGTCAAGTCGTCTAATCGAATCGTTCCTGCTAGGCTTACCGGTCCCAGCCATCTTCCTATACATGGAGCCCGAGAGCAACAACCGTCTTCTCGTTGTCGACGGCCAACAGAGGCTCCTCAGCATTGTCTACTTCTTCGAAGGCTACTTTGGCCCCCCAGTCGCGCGCAGGCGCAGCATCTTCAGACTCACCGGGTTGAACCCATCTAGCCCTTACTCCGAGAAGACATACTCCGACCTTAGCCAAACTGATGAAGCAACCTACAACAGGTTTAACGCGTCCGTGCTTAGAGCGTTCGTCATCCGCCAGTTGCGCCCGCGCGACAACACCAGCATGTTCCACCTCTTCGAAAGGCTCAACACCGGCGGAACGCAGCTCGTAGGCCAGGAAATCCGCAACTGCATCTATCACGGCCCATTTAACGACATGCTCGTTAAGCTCAACGAGCTGGCCGAATGGCGCCTGATATTCGGCAAAACCCTCCCCGACAAGAGACAGCGCGATATAGAGCTCATATTGCGCTTCCTCGCCCTCCACCATGACGCACACCGCTACGACAGACCAATGAAGGACTTCCTCTCCAATTACATGCGCACCCATCAGTCCGACCAAGACGCATCCCGTGCCTACACCAAACTCTTCGCTAACACAACCACAGCAGTACTGGACAGCCTGGGAGAACGTCCCTTCCACATACGGGCCGGCTTGAACGCGGCCGTCTTCGACTCTGTGTACGCTGCTTTCGCTCGCCATGCGACTGCCATTCCACCCGACATCAAGGGGAGGTACCACCGCCTCGTAAGCGATAAGGAATATCAGGCGGCTGTCAGCAGCGCCACTACCGACCGCGAGGTCGTCACCAAGCGCCTGGCACTCGCCGACAAGACTCTCTTCGGAAGGTAG
- a CDS encoding HEPN domain-containing protein: protein MIFTAIQDSLETCRVHLDTVPISDLTRPELESRLVASLVLLIVSEYEVLIENLFNQRVAACGDAHVCNYFRKSIGRKFRSPDLSKITEVLRMFGSDYEGYFSSIVFNTPEQAAWDNIIKERHAVVHKSGNRQLTLRELLATYPQTCRVIHALKQTLRLP from the coding sequence GTGATCTTCACGGCAATTCAGGATTCCCTCGAAACCTGCCGAGTCCACCTCGACACCGTCCCCATCTCTGACCTCACTAGACCAGAGCTCGAGAGCAGACTTGTAGCTAGTCTCGTTCTTCTCATTGTGTCCGAGTACGAGGTGCTGATCGAAAACCTATTCAACCAGCGCGTCGCCGCCTGTGGCGATGCTCACGTCTGCAATTACTTTCGGAAGTCAATCGGCCGCAAGTTCCGTAGTCCCGATCTCAGCAAGATCACCGAAGTCCTCAGAATGTTCGGCTCTGACTACGAGGGCTACTTCTCCTCGATTGTCTTCAACACCCCAGAGCAGGCAGCCTGGGACAACATCATCAAAGAGCGCCACGCCGTGGTCCACAAGAGTGGTAACCGTCAGCTGACCCTCCGTGAGCTCCTCGCTACCTATCCACAAACCTGCAGGGTCATCCACGCCCTCAAGCAGACTCTGCGCCTACCCTGA